TCGCCCTCCCCTCGCCTCTCGTATATTTCTTCACACGTTTTCGGTAGCGCTTCCGCCTCCACCTAGCTTCATCCACGCATGAAAATCCCGTCGCTCGTCCTCCGCCAGCTCTACACCTTTGGCAGCCTCCAGAACCACAACGGCGGCGTTCGCTTCAGCCTCAAGAACCGCCTCTCCGACGTGCAGCTCGTTGGTCTCGATCAGGTCTCGATCAACGGCGAGCCAGTGCCGACGGACAACCTCCGTCTCACCCTCGATGACGGCACGTCGATGGCGCCGAGCGAGCTTTCGAGCACCAGCCCGTTGGTCTTCCCGCTCAAGAAAATCGTCCACATCGAAGCTGACGGGGTGAAGCTGGACGAGGGCGTGCACCGCCTCTCGATCGCGTTCGATGCCGACGGCTTCGGGCGGCTCGCGTTCAAGGTGAAAGACTCCATCAAGGAAGTCCCCGTGGACCGCGTGAAAGTCCCACGCGACCGCGACGATGACTACTCCGAGTCGGCCATTCAGACGCGCCAGAAGTTCGTTGAGGAGTACACGGGCGAGACGTACGAGCACATCTGGACGTGCAGCTACGACCCGCACATCACCGCAGGCAACTGCGAGCACTTCATCGGCAACGCGCAGGTACCGCTCGGCATCGCCGGGCCGCTGACGGTCCACGGCGAGTACGCCAAGGGCGACTTCATCGTCCCGATGGCGACGGCTGAGGGCACCCTGGTGGCGTCCTACAACCGTGGCATGAAGGTGCTCAACGACTCCGGAGGCGTCACCTGCACCGTCTCAGACGACTGCATGCAGCGCGCGCCCGTCTTCGTGTTCGAGAGCGCCCGCCAGGCCCGCGACTTCCGCACGTGGCTCGACGACCACTTCGAGACCATCGCCGAGCAGGCCGAGGCCACGACCTCCGTCGGCAAGCTGCTCTACATCGACACGTACCTCTCCAACAAGTTCGCATTCTGCCGCTTCAACTTCTCGACAGGCGACGCGGCCGGGCAGAACATGGTGGGCCGGGCAACCTTCGCCGCGTGCTCGTGGATCCTGGACAACAACGACCAGATCCGCCGCTTCTACCTGGAGAGCAACTTCGCCACGGACAAGAAGGCGAGCCAGGTCAACATCATGCGGACGCGCGGCAAGCGAGTCACCGCCGAATGCACCATCAAGGGCGATGTCCTGCGTCAGCTCATGCGCGTGGAGCCGAAGCAGCTCTACTACCACTGGGGCGTCGCGGGCAGTATCGGCTCGATCCTGTCGGGCGCGAACAACAACGGCCTCCACTCCCCCAACGGCATCACGGCGATGTTTATCGCGACTGGCCAGGA
The Bacteroidota bacterium DNA segment above includes these coding regions:
- a CDS encoding hydroxymethylglutaryl-CoA reductase produces the protein MKIPSLVLRQLYTFGSLQNHNGGVRFSLKNRLSDVQLVGLDQVSINGEPVPTDNLRLTLDDGTSMAPSELSSTSPLVFPLKKIVHIEADGVKLDEGVHRLSIAFDADGFGRLAFKVKDSIKEVPVDRVKVPRDRDDDYSESAIQTRQKFVEEYTGETYEHIWTCSYDPHITAGNCEHFIGNAQVPLGIAGPLTVHGEYAKGDFIVPMATAEGTLVASYNRGMKVLNDSGGVTCTVSDDCMQRAPVFVFESARQARDFRTWLDDHFETIAEQAEATTSVGKLLYIDTYLSNKFAFCRFNFSTGDAAGQNMVGRATFAACSWILDNNDQIRRFYLESNFATDKKASQVNIMRTRGKRVTAECTIKGDVLRQLMRVEPKQLYYHWGVAGSIGSILSGANNNGLHSPNGITAMFIATGQDVANVSESSAALLYTEHTPDDDLYMSITIPSLIIATYGGGTSLATQQECLKMLGCVGRDKARKFAEIVAGVVLAGEISLASAISSHDWVSSHEQYGRNR